A single Candoia aspera isolate rCanAsp1 chromosome 7, rCanAsp1.hap2, whole genome shotgun sequence DNA region contains:
- the CENPM gene encoding centromere protein M isoform X1 — MSMLSAFGKLPTLNSTTILLVGTNDVFQQQLAETILKEKQDLKINIHLAASLPLPVERDHIRPRIDLIVFMINVQSKYSFEDIEASLRHVDANFFLGKVCLLVTGVGRMNQISVDMDAVWKLADHYCSPVLFCELECEKVRTVTAQRLLRMLQICAGHVSGMSSLSFSSLMKISIDDSNCMA, encoded by the exons ATGTCGATGTTGAGTGCTTTTGGCAAACTCCCGACGCTTAATTCTACGACCATTTTG TTGGTGGGAACAAATGATGTTTTCCAGCAACAACTAGCAGAAACTATTCTTAAGGAAAAACaagatttgaaaataaatat CCATTTGGCAGCCTCTCTTCCTCTACCTGTGGAGAGAGACCACATTCGACCAAGGATTGATTTGATTGTCTTTATGATTAACGTGCAAAGCAAATACAG TTTTGAGGATATAGAAGCTTCCCTGAGACATGTAGATGCAAACTTTTTCCTTGGAAAAGTGTGCCTTCTGGTTACTGGTG taggtAGAATGAATCAAATCAGTGTGGATATGGATGCTGTCTGGAAGCTAGCAGATCATTACTGTAGCCCTGTCTTGTTCTGTGAGCTTGAA tgtGAAAAGGTCAGAACTGTCACAGCTCAGAGACTTCTCCGGATGTTACAAATATGCGCTGGTCATGTATCGGGAATGTCTTCCCTCTCTTTCAGTTCTTTAATGAAAATCTCCATTGATGACTCAAATTGTATggcataa
- the CENPM gene encoding centromere protein M isoform X2 translates to MSMLSAFGKLPTLNSTTILLVGTNDVFQQQLAETILKEKQDLKINIFEDIEASLRHVDANFFLGKVCLLVTGVGRMNQISVDMDAVWKLADHYCSPVLFCELECEKVRTVTAQRLLRMLQICAGHVSGMSSLSFSSLMKISIDDSNCMA, encoded by the exons ATGTCGATGTTGAGTGCTTTTGGCAAACTCCCGACGCTTAATTCTACGACCATTTTG TTGGTGGGAACAAATGATGTTTTCCAGCAACAACTAGCAGAAACTATTCTTAAGGAAAAACaagatttgaaaataaatat TTTTGAGGATATAGAAGCTTCCCTGAGACATGTAGATGCAAACTTTTTCCTTGGAAAAGTGTGCCTTCTGGTTACTGGTG taggtAGAATGAATCAAATCAGTGTGGATATGGATGCTGTCTGGAAGCTAGCAGATCATTACTGTAGCCCTGTCTTGTTCTGTGAGCTTGAA tgtGAAAAGGTCAGAACTGTCACAGCTCAGAGACTTCTCCGGATGTTACAAATATGCGCTGGTCATGTATCGGGAATGTCTTCCCTCTCTTTCAGTTCTTTAATGAAAATCTCCATTGATGACTCAAATTGTATggcataa